The Desulfarculaceae bacterium genome window below encodes:
- a CDS encoding thiolase family protein, giving the protein MFKNVFIPYKGYWSSPFSRWQMSFQNENPIKLAASTAKKFLELRKIDPAELDGCTFGMTIGMPSWFYANPWFCALMGNDRISGPTVSQACATSATALYTAAAGVECGAYSANLVATTDRCSNGPHTIWPNPKGPGGEVISENWMMDNFNKDPYGGEAMFMTAELVAKDNGGVAKEESDELALKRYQQYEMSMADDRAFQKGYMIPVDIKISKKKTVTVEADEGIMPTTAEGLAGLKPILPDGALTFGAQTHPADGNAGLIVTTEEKAKELSADKSVTIQVLSYGYGRAAKARMAAAVTPSAEMALKNAGLTVADLAAVKTHNPFTINDIIMGRLMNIPPDIFNNYGSSLIFGHPQGPTGARCIVELIEELVLKGGGYGLFAGCAAGDTAASIVVKVS; this is encoded by the coding sequence ATGTTCAAAAACGTATTCATCCCCTACAAAGGGTACTGGTCCTCGCCGTTCTCGCGCTGGCAGATGTCCTTCCAGAACGAGAACCCCATCAAGCTGGCCGCCTCCACCGCCAAGAAGTTCCTTGAGCTGAGGAAGATCGACCCGGCCGAGCTGGACGGCTGCACCTTCGGCATGACCATCGGCATGCCTTCCTGGTTCTACGCCAACCCCTGGTTTTGCGCCCTGATGGGCAACGACCGCATCTCCGGCCCCACCGTGAGCCAGGCCTGCGCCACCAGCGCCACCGCCCTGTACACTGCCGCCGCCGGCGTGGAGTGCGGCGCCTACTCGGCCAACCTGGTGGCCACCACCGACCGCTGCTCCAACGGCCCCCACACCATCTGGCCCAATCCCAAGGGCCCGGGCGGCGAGGTGATCAGCGAGAACTGGATGATGGACAACTTCAACAAGGACCCCTACGGCGGCGAGGCCATGTTCATGACCGCCGAGCTGGTGGCCAAGGACAACGGCGGGGTGGCCAAGGAAGAGTCCGACGAGCTGGCCCTGAAGCGCTACCAGCAGTATGAGATGTCCATGGCCGACGACCGCGCCTTCCAGAAGGGCTACATGATCCCGGTGGACATAAAGATCTCCAAGAAGAAGACCGTAACCGTGGAGGCCGACGAGGGCATCATGCCCACCACCGCCGAGGGCCTGGCGGGCCTGAAGCCCATTCTGCCCGACGGCGCCCTGACCTTCGGCGCCCAGACCCACCCGGCCGACGGCAACGCGGGCCTCATCGTGACCACCGAGGAGAAGGCCAAGGAGCTTAGCGCGGACAAGAGCGTGACCATCCAGGTGCTCTCCTACGGCTATGGCCGGGCGGCCAAGGCGCGCATGGCCGCCGCCGTGACCCCCTCGGCCGAGATGGCCCTGAAGAACGCGGGCCTCACCGTGGCCGACCTGGCCGCCGTGAAGACCCACAACCCCTTCACCATTAACGACATCATCATGGGCCGCCTGATGAACATCCCCCCCGACATCTTCAACAACTACGGCTCGTCGCTGATTTTCGGCCACCCCCAGGGCCCCACCGGCGCGCGCTGCATCGTGGAGCTGATCGAGGAGTTGGTGCTCAAGGGCGGCGGCTACGGCCTGTTCGCCGGTTGCGCCGCGGGCGACACCGCCGCGTCCATCGTGGTCAAGGTCTCCTAA
- a CDS encoding ABC transporter ATP-binding protein, whose translation MLQVAGLDVRYGGITALRGVDLEVQRGEIVTLVGANGAGKSTLLGAICGLVKPTGGSIVYQGREVAGTKAHRLARQGLILVPEGRRIFVNLSVKENLILGGYSRPRDAAFNAELERVMETFPRLAERAAQPAGTLSGGERQMLALGRGLMGSPALMMLDEPSLGLAPLMVAEVFAVIRRIHAQGVTVLLVEQNAAAALGVADRAYVLETGKVVLSGTGKELAADGRVQRAYLGME comes from the coding sequence ATGCTCCAGGTCGCGGGCCTCGACGTGCGCTACGGCGGCATCACCGCCCTGCGCGGGGTGGACCTGGAGGTCCAGCGCGGCGAGATCGTGACCCTGGTGGGAGCCAACGGGGCGGGCAAGTCCACCCTGCTGGGGGCCATCTGCGGGCTGGTCAAGCCCACGGGCGGCTCTATCGTGTACCAGGGCCGCGAGGTGGCCGGGACCAAGGCCCACCGCCTGGCCCGGCAGGGGCTCATCCTGGTGCCCGAGGGCCGCCGCATCTTTGTGAACCTCAGCGTGAAGGAGAACCTGATCCTGGGGGGCTACTCCCGGCCCCGGGACGCGGCGTTCAACGCGGAACTGGAGCGGGTCATGGAGACCTTCCCCCGCCTGGCCGAGCGGGCGGCGCAGCCCGCGGGCACCCTGAGCGGCGGCGAGCGCCAGATGCTGGCCCTGGGCCGGGGGCTCATGGGCAGCCCCGCCCTGATGATGCTCGACGAGCCCTCCCTGGGCCTGGCCCCCCTCATGGTGGCCGAGGTCTTCGCGGTGATCCGGCGCATCCACGCCCAGGGAGTCACGGTACTGCTGGTGGAGCAGAACGCCGCCGCCGCCCTGGGGGTGGCCGATCGCGCCTATGTGCTGGAAACCGGCAAGGTGGTGCTCTCGGGCACCGGCAAGGAGCTGGCCGCCGACGGCCGGGTGCAGCGCGCCTACCTGGGCATGGAGTAG
- a CDS encoding ABC transporter ATP-binding protein, translated as MSQALFKATGLTVRFGGLTAVDGVDLSVPAGQLAGLIGPNGAGKTTCFNLFTGRIKPNAGALSFDGRSILGLRPSRINQRGMARTFQNIRLFGELSVLDNVLVGFHGGLKSNFLSAILRLPGYVAEERRMNRRAAEILELTGLGPLRDEPAGSLAYGQQRLLEIARALATGPKLLLLDEPAAGMNPQETAGLAALVRRLRDELGITVLLIEHDMRFVMRLCEHLTVLDHGRVIARGAPAEVQQNPAVIQAYLGAAEPEGAAA; from the coding sequence GTGAGCCAGGCGCTGTTTAAGGCCACCGGCCTCACGGTGCGCTTCGGCGGGCTCACCGCCGTGGATGGGGTGGACCTCAGCGTGCCCGCCGGGCAGCTGGCCGGGCTCATCGGCCCCAACGGCGCGGGCAAGACCACCTGCTTCAACCTCTTCACCGGGCGCATCAAGCCCAACGCGGGCGCGCTCTCTTTTGACGGGCGCTCCATCCTGGGGCTTCGGCCCAGCCGCATCAACCAGCGAGGCATGGCCCGCACCTTCCAGAACATCCGCCTCTTCGGCGAGCTGAGTGTTTTGGACAACGTGTTGGTGGGCTTCCACGGCGGCCTCAAGAGCAACTTCCTCTCGGCCATCCTGCGCCTGCCCGGCTACGTGGCCGAGGAGCGGCGCATGAACCGGCGCGCCGCCGAGATCCTGGAGCTCACCGGCCTGGGGCCCTTGCGCGACGAGCCTGCCGGCAGCCTGGCCTATGGCCAGCAGCGCCTGCTGGAGATCGCCCGCGCCCTGGCCACGGGCCCCAAGCTGCTCTTGCTAGACGAGCCCGCCGCGGGCATGAACCCCCAGGAGACCGCCGGGCTGGCCGCCCTGGTGCGCCGCCTGCGCGACGAGCTGGGCATCACCGTGCTCCTCATCGAGCACGACATGCGCTTTGTCATGCGCCTGTGCGAGCATCTCACCGTCTTGGACCACGGCCGGGTCATCGCCCGGGGCGCGCCCGCCGAGGTGCAACAGAACCCGGCGGTGATCCAGGCCTATCTGGGCGCGGCCGAGCCCGAGGGGGCGGCGGCATGA
- a CDS encoding branched-chain amino acid ABC transporter permease, whose protein sequence is MKLTALFKPGGLLSPGALPPASQSRRRDTLLTIGAALLTALGLWLLEQNASGYVVHMTCVGALFATLAVSYNLINGVTGQFSLEPNAFVACGAYVTALLTLSPAEKEASFILEPLIWPLSAFSIPLLPALVIAGLLTALMAFLMGFPVFRVRGDYLAIVTLGFGEVIRVVANNAQSVTNGPLGLKGIPHITNLWWSWGLLAVCLFFIVRLVHSSYGRALMAIREDETAAEAMGINAFWHKMLAFTLSAFFEGVAGGLLAHLITTISPSLFTFFLTFNLLIIIVVGGLGSTTGAVLAAFLFTYGGEWLRVVEEPMNLLGLEIPGIPGMRMVFFSLILVAVMIFLRRGILGRHDFSWRWLLASLGLGRGGRA, encoded by the coding sequence ATGAAGCTGACCGCCCTGTTCAAACCGGGCGGCCTGCTTTCTCCCGGCGCGCTGCCCCCGGCCTCCCAGTCCCGGCGGCGCGACACCCTGCTCACCATCGGGGCGGCCCTGCTCACCGCTTTGGGGCTGTGGCTCTTGGAGCAGAACGCTTCGGGCTACGTGGTGCACATGACCTGCGTGGGCGCGCTCTTCGCCACCCTGGCGGTGAGCTACAACCTGATCAACGGGGTCACCGGCCAGTTCTCCCTGGAGCCCAACGCCTTTGTGGCCTGCGGGGCCTATGTCACCGCCCTGCTCACCCTCTCGCCCGCCGAAAAAGAGGCCTCCTTCATCCTGGAGCCCCTGATCTGGCCCCTGAGCGCCTTTTCCATTCCGCTGTTGCCCGCGCTGGTCATCGCCGGGCTCCTCACCGCACTCATGGCCTTTCTCATGGGCTTCCCGGTGTTCCGGGTGCGGGGCGACTACCTGGCCATCGTGACCCTGGGCTTCGGCGAGGTGATCCGGGTGGTGGCCAACAACGCCCAGAGCGTGACCAACGGCCCGCTGGGGCTAAAGGGCATCCCCCACATCACCAACCTGTGGTGGTCCTGGGGCCTGCTGGCGGTGTGCCTGTTCTTCATCGTGCGCCTGGTGCATTCTTCCTACGGCCGGGCGCTCATGGCCATCCGCGAGGACGAGACCGCCGCCGAGGCCATGGGCATCAACGCCTTTTGGCACAAGATGCTGGCCTTCACCCTGAGCGCCTTTTTCGAGGGCGTGGCCGGCGGCCTGCTGGCCCATCTCATCACTACCATCAGCCCCAGCCTCTTCACCTTCTTCCTCACCTTCAACTTGCTGATCATCATCGTGGTGGGCGGCCTGGGCTCCACCACCGGGGCGGTGCTGGCTGCGTTTCTCTTCACCTACGGCGGGGAGTGGCTCCGGGTGGTGGAGGAGCCCATGAACCTCCTGGGCCTGGAGATACCGGGCATCCCGGGCATGCGCATGGTCTTCTTCAGCCTGATCCTGGTGGCGGTGATGATCTTCCTGCGCCGGGGCATACTGGGTCGCCACGACTTCTCCTGGCGCTGGCTCCTGGCCTCGCTGGGCCTGGGGCGGGGAGGCCGGGCGTGA
- a CDS encoding branched-chain amino acid ABC transporter permease, with translation MDAAQLTQQMINGLTLGSLYALIAIGYTMVYGILRLINFAHGDVLMVGCYFAWFGAVQFGLPWWVALMGAMALTAALGVLIDQGAYRPLRRAPRISALITAIGVSFFLENLGLVVFGGRPKAFARPEMFNHIYQWGEVRVLSLSIWVPILTAIILAGLLLFIRRTRVGMAMRALSRDLVTVQLMGIDPNRIIAATFALGSALAAAGGVFWAMKYPQINPLMGVLPGLKAFVAAVLGGIGNVTGAMIGGLLLGMAEIMLVALLPELAGYRDALAFVLLIGILIFRPTGIMGEELPE, from the coding sequence ATGGATGCTGCCCAACTAACCCAACAGATGATCAACGGCCTGACCCTGGGCAGCCTGTACGCGCTCATCGCCATCGGCTACACCATGGTCTACGGCATCCTGCGCTTGATCAACTTCGCCCACGGCGATGTCTTGATGGTGGGCTGCTACTTCGCCTGGTTCGGGGCGGTGCAGTTCGGCCTGCCCTGGTGGGTGGCGCTCATGGGCGCCATGGCCCTCACCGCCGCCCTGGGCGTGCTCATAGACCAGGGGGCCTACCGCCCTTTAAGACGCGCGCCCCGCATCAGCGCGCTCATCACCGCCATCGGGGTGAGCTTCTTCTTGGAAAACCTGGGCCTGGTGGTCTTCGGCGGCCGCCCCAAGGCCTTTGCCCGGCCGGAGATGTTCAACCACATCTACCAGTGGGGCGAGGTGCGGGTGCTCTCCTTGTCCATCTGGGTGCCCATCCTCACGGCAATCATCCTGGCCGGGCTCTTGCTGTTCATCCGCCGCACCCGGGTGGGCATGGCCATGCGGGCGCTCAGCCGCGACCTGGTGACGGTGCAGCTCATGGGCATCGACCCCAACCGCATCATCGCGGCCACCTTCGCCCTGGGCAGCGCCCTGGCCGCGGCGGGCGGCGTGTTCTGGGCCATGAAGTATCCCCAGATCAACCCGCTCATGGGTGTATTGCCCGGGCTCAAGGCCTTCGTGGCCGCCGTGCTGGGCGGCATCGGCAACGTCACCGGGGCCATGATCGGCGGGCTTCTGTTGGGTATGGCCGAGATCATGCTGGTGGCGCTCTTGCCCGAGCTGGCCGGCTACCGCGACGCCCTGGCCTTCGTGCTGCTCATCGGCATCCTGATCTTCCGGCCCACCGGCATCATGGGCGAGGAGCTACCTGAATGA
- a CDS encoding ABC transporter substrate-binding protein produces the protein MRIWFVAALILTLLLAPSVAPAAEPVKIGLILPMTGPAAAYGDMAYKGVQMAQAKRPQVLGRPVKLILVDNRSDKTESSNAANRLIQRDKVALIIGALSSTPTLAAAPVAEDAKVPLVSGWATNPLVTQKKKCVFRTCFVDPFQGSVAARFAFDTLRARRAALLIDISRDYSVGLASAFVKAFKKLGGKVVARTMYSNGDQEFGAQLGMIKKRSADLIYLPGYLPELPLIVRQAREMGLDQPFLGGDAAQAEQVISSGGKALEGFYLTTHFDEQGVSTPAGKEYVAAYRAKHKKAPDALGALGYDVYNVVLDALAKAGSTDAAKVTAALEATKGFPGVCGVMDLVEHNAVKPAVILTIDKGKFKYVTTVKP, from the coding sequence ATGCGCATCTGGTTTGTAGCGGCATTGATCCTGACCCTGCTGCTGGCGCCTTCGGTGGCGCCGGCGGCGGAGCCGGTAAAGATCGGCCTGATCCTGCCCATGACCGGTCCGGCCGCGGCCTATGGCGACATGGCCTACAAGGGCGTCCAGATGGCCCAGGCCAAGCGGCCCCAGGTGCTGGGGCGGCCGGTCAAGCTGATCCTGGTGGACAACCGCTCGGACAAGACGGAAAGCTCCAACGCGGCCAACCGTCTAATCCAGCGCGACAAGGTGGCGCTCATCATCGGGGCGCTCAGCTCCACGCCCACCCTGGCCGCCGCGCCGGTGGCCGAGGACGCGAAGGTGCCCCTGGTCTCGGGCTGGGCCACCAACCCCCTGGTCACCCAGAAAAAGAAGTGCGTGTTCCGCACCTGCTTCGTCGACCCCTTCCAGGGCTCGGTGGCCGCCCGCTTTGCCTTCGATACCCTCCGGGCCCGCCGGGCCGCCCTGCTCATCGACATCTCCCGCGACTACTCCGTCGGGTTGGCCAGCGCCTTTGTTAAGGCCTTCAAGAAGCTGGGCGGCAAGGTGGTGGCCCGCACCATGTACAGCAACGGCGACCAGGAGTTCGGGGCCCAGCTGGGCATGATCAAGAAGCGCTCGGCGGATCTCATCTACCTCCCCGGCTATCTGCCCGAGCTGCCCCTGATCGTGCGCCAGGCCCGGGAGATGGGCCTGGACCAGCCCTTCCTGGGCGGAGACGCGGCCCAGGCCGAGCAGGTGATAAGCTCCGGGGGCAAGGCGCTGGAGGGTTTCTACCTCACCACCCACTTCGACGAGCAAGGCGTGAGCACCCCGGCGGGCAAGGAGTACGTCGCCGCCTACCGCGCAAAGCACAAGAAGGCCCCCGACGCCCTGGGCGCTTTGGGCTACGACGTTTACAACGTGGTGTTGGACGCCCTGGCCAAGGCGGGCTCCACCGACGCAGCCAAGGTGACCGCCGCCCTGGAGGCCACCAAGGGCTTCCCCGGGGTCTGCGGGGTGATGGACCTGGTGGAGCACAACGCGGTGAAACCGGCGGTGATCCTCACCATCGACAAGGGCAAGTTCAAGTACGTAACCACGGTGAAGCCGTGA
- a CDS encoding ABC transporter substrate-binding protein, whose amino-acid sequence MKKLLVMLGLAMLALGAGAALAAEPVKLGVVFPMTGPAAVYGQNGIKGLKLAQEARPTVLGRPVKLMIADNKSDKVEASNAANRVIQKDGVCALIGCLTSSNSLAAAPVAEQAKVPMLSPWATNPMVTQKKNYVFRICFIDPFQGAVAAKFARENLKAKTAAVMIDISQDYCVGIASFFQREFTKLGGKVVMKTMYNTGDQDFSAQLGAIQAAKPDIIYVPGYFTEDALIARQARELGLKQPLLSGDAAQADELIKIGGPAVEGLYFTTHFDEQGVTTASGKRFVAAYRKAYNESPDSVSALSYDSYNALLDAMERAGSTEAAKVSAALAQTKDFQGVTGVLTLKDHNAIKPAVILQVKDGKFAYVATVNP is encoded by the coding sequence ATGAAAAAATTGCTGGTTATGTTGGGCCTGGCGATGCTGGCGCTGGGCGCGGGCGCGGCCCTGGCCGCCGAGCCGGTGAAGCTGGGCGTGGTGTTCCCCATGACCGGCCCGGCCGCGGTCTACGGCCAGAACGGCATCAAGGGCCTCAAGCTGGCCCAGGAGGCCAGGCCCACCGTCCTGGGCCGCCCGGTCAAGCTGATGATCGCGGACAACAAGTCCGACAAGGTGGAGGCCTCCAACGCGGCCAACCGGGTCATCCAGAAGGACGGGGTCTGCGCCCTCATCGGTTGCCTGACCTCCTCCAACTCCCTGGCCGCTGCGCCCGTGGCCGAACAGGCCAAGGTGCCCATGCTCAGCCCCTGGGCCACCAACCCCATGGTGACCCAGAAGAAGAACTACGTCTTCCGCATCTGCTTCATCGATCCCTTCCAGGGCGCGGTGGCCGCCAAGTTCGCCCGCGAGAACCTCAAGGCCAAGACCGCGGCGGTGATGATCGACATCAGCCAGGACTACTGCGTGGGCATCGCCAGCTTCTTCCAGCGCGAGTTCACCAAGCTGGGCGGCAAGGTGGTCATGAAGACCATGTACAACACCGGCGACCAGGATTTCAGCGCCCAGCTGGGGGCCATCCAGGCGGCCAAGCCGGACATCATCTACGTGCCCGGCTATTTCACCGAGGACGCGCTCATCGCCCGCCAGGCCCGCGAGCTGGGGCTCAAGCAGCCCCTGCTCAGCGGCGACGCGGCCCAGGCCGACGAGCTGATCAAGATCGGCGGGCCCGCGGTGGAGGGCCTCTATTTCACCACCCATTTCGACGAGCAGGGCGTGACCACCGCCAGCGGCAAGCGCTTCGTGGCCGCCTACCGCAAGGCCTACAACGAATCGCCCGACTCGGTTAGCGCGCTCAGCTACGACTCCTACAACGCCCTGTTGGATGCCATGGAGAGGGCGGGGAGCACCGAGGCGGCCAAGGTGTCGGCCGCCCTGGCCCAGACCAAGGACTTCCAGGGCGTCACCGGGGTGCTCACCCTGAAGGACCACAACGCCATCAAGCCGGCGGTGATCCTCCAGGTGAAGGACGGCAAGTTCGCCTACGTTGCGACCGTCAACCCGTAA
- a CDS encoding ABC transporter substrate-binding protein produces MTIRSALRGLGALALALLSCLGWGAPASLAAETKPVVIGAVLPMTGAVAAYGQMAWDGVKLAHSMRPTVLGRPVKLVLADNKSDNVEAANAASRLIKKEGAVGILGPATSGRALAVAPLAEDAQTCMISPSATNPLVTQGKQYSFRVCFIDPFQGAKAAEFAYQVLGARKAALIIDVAQDYCVGLGGFFMKAFKKLGGRVVAVTKCSTGDQDFSAQLGTISRSGADLLYLPNYYTEDALVARQAKELGVKMPILCGDGAHAPELIKIGGEAVEGLMFTALFNPVSAANPTAAKFFKLYAQARKEGKVGEAMTAFHALGADSYLALIDAIERAGSTEGPKVRAALADTKGFPGVSGTINIGPDGDAVKSVTILKVAGGKFAYVTTLNP; encoded by the coding sequence ATGACCATACGCTCTGCCCTGCGTGGTCTGGGGGCCCTGGCCCTCGCCCTGCTCTCGTGCCTGGGCTGGGGCGCGCCCGCGTCCCTGGCCGCCGAGACAAAGCCCGTGGTGATCGGCGCGGTGCTGCCCATGACCGGGGCGGTGGCCGCCTACGGCCAGATGGCCTGGGACGGCGTTAAGCTGGCCCACTCCATGCGCCCCACCGTCTTGGGACGCCCGGTCAAGCTGGTCCTGGCCGACAACAAGAGCGACAACGTGGAGGCGGCCAACGCGGCAAGCCGCTTGATCAAGAAAGAGGGCGCGGTGGGCATCCTGGGCCCGGCCACCAGCGGCCGCGCCCTGGCCGTGGCCCCCCTGGCCGAAGACGCCCAGACCTGCATGATCAGCCCCAGCGCCACCAACCCCCTGGTCACCCAGGGCAAGCAATACTCCTTCCGGGTCTGCTTCATCGACCCCTTCCAGGGGGCCAAGGCCGCCGAGTTCGCCTACCAGGTCTTGGGGGCCAGGAAGGCCGCGCTGATCATCGACGTGGCCCAGGACTACTGCGTGGGCCTGGGCGGCTTTTTCATGAAAGCCTTCAAGAAGCTGGGCGGCCGGGTGGTGGCGGTGACCAAGTGCTCCACCGGGGACCAGGACTTCAGCGCCCAGCTGGGCACAATATCCCGCTCCGGGGCGGACCTCTTGTATTTGCCCAACTACTACACCGAGGACGCCCTGGTGGCCCGCCAGGCCAAGGAGCTGGGCGTAAAGATGCCCATCCTCTGCGGCGACGGGGCTCACGCACCCGAGCTGATCAAGATCGGGGGCGAGGCGGTGGAAGGCCTCATGTTCACCGCCCTGTTCAACCCGGTGAGCGCCGCCAACCCCACGGCGGCCAAGTTTTTCAAGCTCTACGCCCAGGCCCGCAAAGAGGGCAAGGTGGGCGAGGCCATGACCGCCTTTCACGCCCTGGGCGCGGACAGCTACCTGGCCCTCATCGACGCCATCGAGCGGGCAGGCAGCACCGAGGGCCCCAAGGTGCGCGCCGCCCTGGCCGACACCAAGGGCTTCCCCGGGGTCAGCGGCACCATCAACATCGGCCCGGACGGCGATGCGGTGAAAAGCGTGACCATACTGAAGGTGGCGGGCGGCAAGTTCGCCTACGTGACCACCCTGAATCCCTGA
- the xth gene encoding exodeoxyribonuclease III yields the protein MSWSLATFNVNGVRARLPLLLDWLQDRAPEVACLQETKVPDDSFPAGDFEALGYHAAFHGQKSFNGVAILSKDEPAEVLTGLGDGDEQARVLAVKLPQAWVVNLYVPQGREVGHEAFAYKLKFLARVREWLGEHFKAGEPLIVTGDMNVAPTDLDVYDPKRMAGKVSCTPEERQALEAIKDWGLADLFRQHHPDDKQFTFWDYRLPQSFKRDLGWRIDLVLATTPLAEACEDCLVDSEPRGREKPSDHTPVVARFA from the coding sequence ATGAGCTGGAGCCTGGCCACCTTCAACGTCAACGGGGTGCGGGCCCGTCTGCCCCTGCTCCTGGACTGGCTGCAAGACCGGGCGCCCGAGGTGGCCTGTCTGCAAGAGACCAAAGTGCCCGACGACAGCTTCCCGGCCGGGGATTTCGAGGCCCTGGGCTACCATGCCGCCTTCCACGGCCAGAAGTCCTTCAACGGCGTGGCCATCCTCTCTAAAGACGAACCCGCCGAAGTGCTCACCGGCCTGGGCGATGGCGACGAGCAGGCCCGGGTGCTGGCGGTCAAGCTGCCCCAGGCCTGGGTGGTCAACCTCTACGTGCCCCAGGGCCGCGAGGTGGGCCACGAGGCCTTTGCCTACAAGCTCAAGTTCCTGGCCCGGGTGCGCGAGTGGCTGGGCGAGCATTTCAAAGCCGGCGAACCGCTCATCGTCACCGGCGACATGAACGTGGCCCCCACCGATCTGGACGTGTACGACCCCAAGCGCATGGCCGGCAAGGTGAGCTGCACCCCCGAGGAGCGCCAGGCCCTGGAGGCGATCAAGGACTGGGGCCTTGCCGACCTCTTCCGCCAACACCACCCGGACGACAAGCAGTTCACCTTCTGGGACTACCGCCTGCCCCAGTCCTTCAAGCGCGACCTGGGCTGGCGCATCGACCTGGTGCTGGCCACCACGCCCCTGGCCGAGGCCTGCGAGGACTGCCTGGTGGACAGCGAGCCCCGGGGCCGCGAGAAGCCCAGCGACCACACCCCGGTGGTGGCCCGTTTCGCTTAG
- a CDS encoding zinc ribbon domain-containing protein, giving the protein MPIYEFRCEACEKTFEHLAMTSGEVVEIKCPSCGSDQLARVMSTCASVVNGSKNAPSPSSPSVENRSCPNSGNCGTLTLPGVD; this is encoded by the coding sequence ATGCCGATCTATGAGTTCCGCTGCGAAGCCTGTGAAAAGACCTTCGAGCACCTGGCCATGACCTCCGGCGAGGTGGTGGAGATAAAGTGCCCCTCCTGCGGCAGCGACCAGCTGGCCCGGGTGATGAGCACCTGCGCCTCGGTGGTCAACGGCTCCAAGAACGCCCCCTCCCCCAGCTCCCCCTCCGTGGAGAACCGCTCCTGCCCCAACTCGGGCAACTGCGGCACCCTCACCCTGCCCGGCGTGGACTAG
- a CDS encoding SgcJ/EcaC family oxidoreductase has protein sequence MDRHPVEELIARADAAINREDFDALMEIYAEDAVLVIQPGMNARGKAQIKQAFQAIAQHFGHSLEVRQAGLEVLASGDTALALAKTLVSAQGHPTVERKATYVFRQDPAGGWLCVIDNSYGHDLLEPAPQVS, from the coding sequence ATGGACCGGCATCCGGTGGAAGAGCTCATCGCCCGGGCGGACGCGGCTATCAACCGGGAAGACTTCGACGCCCTCATGGAGATCTACGCCGAGGACGCGGTGCTGGTTATCCAGCCGGGCATGAACGCACGGGGCAAGGCCCAGATAAAACAAGCCTTCCAAGCCATTGCCCAACACTTCGGCCACAGCCTGGAGGTGCGGCAGGCGGGCCTGGAGGTGCTGGCCAGCGGAGACACCGCCTTGGCGTTGGCCAAGACCCTGGTCTCGGCCCAGGGCCACCCCACCGTGGAACGCAAGGCCACCTATGTTTTCCGCCAGGACCCGGCCGGTGGCTGGCTCTGCGTCATAGACAACTCCTACGGCCACGACCTGCTGGAGCCCGCTCCCCAGGTGTCCTGA
- a CDS encoding CPBP family intramembrane metalloprotease: protein MPRTLKASPAPPSWAALAGAAALAVVLLGLGLGWAGSGFWLKLAAAYVVLAALSLLLRPPSWGEFRPRPSDLAWGLGSALALWLLFWLGNLVAAAIFPFAAQQVAGIYGQGGGAPPGLAGLALLFFTGPCEELFWRRYLQDGFMRRLGPGLGWAAAWALYAGAHLASGNFMFVGAAAVAGAFWGLLYWKLGRVWPLLISHAVWAPLIFVILPIP, encoded by the coding sequence ATGCCGCGCACCCTCAAGGCCAGCCCCGCCCCCCCGTCCTGGGCGGCCCTCGCCGGGGCGGCCGCCCTGGCCGTGGTGCTCTTGGGCCTGGGCCTGGGCTGGGCCGGGAGCGGCTTCTGGCTCAAGCTCGCCGCCGCCTACGTGGTCCTGGCCGCGCTCTCGCTCCTCCTGCGCCCCCCGTCCTGGGGCGAGTTCCGCCCGCGCCCCTCGGATCTGGCCTGGGGCCTGGGCTCGGCCCTGGCGCTGTGGCTGCTCTTTTGGCTGGGCAACCTGGTGGCCGCCGCCATCTTCCCCTTTGCCGCCCAGCAGGTGGCGGGCATCTACGGCCAGGGCGGGGGCGCGCCCCCCGGCTTGGCGGGCCTGGCCCTGCTCTTTTTCACCGGCCCCTGCGAGGAGCTGTTCTGGCGGCGCTATTTGCAAGACGGGTTCATGCGCCGCCTGGGGCCGGGCCTGGGCTGGGCCGCCGCCTGGGCGCTCTACGCCGGGGCCCACCTGGCCTCGGGCAACTTCATGTTCGTGGGCGCGGCCGCCGTGGCCGGGGCCTTCTGGGGGCTTTTGTACTGGAAGCTGGGCCGGGTCTGGCCCCTGCTCATCTCCCACGCGGTGTGGGCGCCGCTGATCTTCGTGATCCTGCCCATCCCCTAG